One Trichoderma asperellum chromosome 5, complete sequence genomic region harbors:
- a CDS encoding uncharacterized protein (EggNog:ENOG41), with the protein MSAAIEANLHDFPSLFSLKGKVAVVTGGSRGLGLHAASAFIQAGCSKVFISSRKAAACEEACKALNALPGRAAGAEAISVPADSSTMDGVNKLLAEVSKHTDRVDILFANAGATWGEAFDTHPDQAFAKVMDLNVRGVFNTVRVFTPLLQKNASLDDPSRVLITASVAGLGVGTIGKQGTYGYSASKAAVLHLGRNLALELGPRGITVNSICPGFFPSKMANGLLAMSGGADKIAKANPMRRLGRPEDIAGIVVYLTSRAGSHVNGEAIAIDGGALWSRGELLVEDQAKL; encoded by the exons ATGTCTGCCGCTATCGAGGCCAATCTCCATGACTTCCCTTCGCTCTTCTCGCTCAAGGGCAAGGTCGCCGTCGTAACAGGCGGTTCTCGCGGCCTCGGCCTACACGCAGCCTCAGC CTTCATCCAAGCCGGCTGCTCCAAGGTCTTCATCTCATCCCGCAAGGCCGCCGCCTGCGAAGAGGCCTGCAAGGCCCTCAACGCCCTGCCCGGCCGCGCGGCCGGCGCCGAGGCCATCTCCGTGCCGGCCGACTCGTCCACCATGGACGGCGtcaacaagctgctggccGAGGTGAGCAAGCACACGGACCGCGTCGACATCCTCTTTGCCAACGCGGGCGCCACCTGGGGCGAGGCCTTTGACACGCACCCGGACCAGGCCTTTGCAAAGGTCATGGACCTCAACGTCCGCGGCGTCTTCAACACGGTGCGCGTCTTCACGCCGCTGCTACAGAAGAACGCCTCGCTGGACGACCCGAGCCGCGTGCTCATCACGGCCAGCGTTGCCGGCCTGGGCGTGGGCACGATCGGCAAGCAGGGCACCTACGGATACTCTGCCAGCAAGGCTGCTGTGCTGCATCTGGGCCGCAACCTcgcgctggagctgggccCGCGCGGCATCACCGTCAACTCCATCTGCCCGGGCTTCTTCCCGAGCAAGATGGCCAACGGCCTGCTGGCCATGTCTGGTGGCGCTGACAAGATTGCAAAGGCGAACCCCATGCGCAGGTTGGGCCGGCCGGAGGATATTGCGGGCATCGTGGTGTATTTGACGAGTCGGGCTGGATCGCATGTGAACGGTGAGGCGATTGCGATTGATGGCGGTGCGTTGTGGTCTCGTGGAGAGTTGCTTGTCGAGGACCAGGCGAAGTTGTAG
- a CDS encoding uncharacterized protein (EggNog:ENOG41) gives MATDQDKVVQVSIPLPRSLDTRIFIRLTTQAKALVLSLTTASQEELGAPRPMGSFVYALPDRFNPQQAIATTLFSAESSLEFTTRVAKLVARKTQLPVYVTNSISLESTGMGGTVEEEMEAFKGVAEAIISNLPKTVLAS, from the exons ATGGCCACCGACCAAGATAAAGTAGTGCAAGTTTCCATTCCGCTGCCGCGGTCTCTGGATACTCGCATTTTCATCCGTTTAACAACTCAAGCGAAGGCTCTTGTGCTATCTCTCACCACCGCATCTCAAGAAGAGCTTGGTGCTCCTAGACCTATGGGATCATTTGTCTACGCACTGCCCGAT AGATTCAATCCTCAGCAGGCAATCGCCACAACACTCTTCTCAGCAGAATCATCTCTTGAGTTTACCACACGAGTTGCCAAGTTGGTTGCCCGCAAGACTCAGCTTCCCGTATATGTTACAAATTCCATTAGCCTAGAGAGCACGGGTATGGGCGGCACAGTCGAGGAGGAAATGGAAGCCTTCAAGGGCGTGGCTGAGGCGATCATCAGTAACCTTCCCAAGACGGTGCTGGCTAGTTAA
- a CDS encoding uncharacterized protein (BUSCO:EOG092D0QAH) — translation MSWQPAPESLSQLAACLKDSLSGFDKNAQKQAEQMLQQAKASPDINNYLAYILSSPQSPEGLQCSEQDYHLVRSAAGIMLKNNVKTEWKSIPESSLQLIKLAVPMCLQDKNSQIRNFAGNIATEMIRKGGLLAWPELLPQLLDMISNENGQFSNEAQEGAMSAMAKICEDNFKLLTKEINGQRPLNYVLPKLIAATKSPLPKVRAGALTAINVFTPRSSQAMMNSVDDLLQHLFILSADDNTDVRRQVCRAFVHLVETRPDKLQPHITGLVDYIINQQKSDDEDLACEAAEFWLAVGEHDELWGSLQPYLNKIIPVLLQCMVYSGEDIALLGGLSDDEDEEDREEDIQPVFAKKASARTANGEGNLSADPNQNGGAYEKLARMDEGLEEGEVDDFDDGDDANPDERWTVRKCSAAALDVFARDFGGPVFEAIFPYLSQNLKHDEWPYREAAVLALGAVADGCMDTVTPHLPELVPYLISLLEDQEPVVRQITCWALGRYSSWAANLSEQSQREQFFLPMMDGILRKMLDKNKKVQEAGASAFANLEEKAGKRLEPYCGPIIQQFVLCFGKYKDRNMYILYDCVQTLAERLGPFIAKPELVNQLMPALIERYNTVSDQSRELFPLLECLSYVALALGQAFTPYAHTIFLRCINIIHANLEQGINANTSDAVDHPDKDFLITSLDLLSAIIQALEDEKSIELVKSSPHPFFELLSFCMEDPTDEVRQSAYALLGDCAKYVFPELQQYVPTVLPILLRQLDMDSILDEEIESGFGIINNACWSAGEIAMQNLKGMQPWVPELLQRFVEIMTNPGVPKGLTENAAIALGRLGLGNAEQLAPALPKFAEEFLVAMQEVDPTEEKATAFKGFTLIVGQNPQALEKVLLNFFVAIARYQDMNLRNPIKQELHEVFRNVLNVYKQIIPQFDNFIGQLQPQDQQALKTQYAI, via the exons ATGTCGTGGCAACCGGCCCCGGAGTCGTTGAGCCAGCTTGCGGCATGTCTCAAAGACTCCCTTAGCGGATTCGACAAGAATGCCCAAAAGCAGGCTGAGCAG ATGCTTCAGCAAGCTAAAGCTTCGCCTGATATCAACAACTATCTAGCATACATCCTCTCTAGCCCCCAGAGCCCCGAGGGCTTGCAATGCAGCGAGCAAGATTATCATCTCGTTCGATCGGCCGCGGGTATCATGCTGAAGAACAATGTCAAGACAGAGTGGAAGTCGATACCTGAGTCCAGCTTACAACTCATCAAGCTCGCCGTCCCCATGTGCTTGCAGGACAAGAATTCACAGATTCGAAATTTTGCCGGAAACATTGCTACCGAGATGATTAGAAAAGGTGGCTTGTTGGCGTGGCCAGAGCTGCTTCCTCAGCTCCTCGACATGATCTCCAACGAAAATGGCCAGTTTTCCAACGAAGCTCAAGAAGGTGCAATGTCTGCCATGGCCAAAATCTGCGAAGATAACTTCAAACTTCTTACCAAAGAGATCAACGGCCAACGACCACTGAACTATGTCCTTCCTAAGCTGATTGCTGCAACCAAGAGCCCCCTCCCAAAGGTTCGCGCCGGAGCGCTGACCGCAATCAACGTCTTTACGCCGAGATCATCACAGGCAATGATGAATAGTGTCGACGACCTGCTGCAACACCTCTTCATTCTGTCCGCAGATGACAACACCGATGTCCGCCGACAAGTGTGCCGGGCTTTTGTTCACCTCGTTGAAACCCGACCCGACAAGCTACAGCCTCACATTACCGGATTGGTAGACTACATTATCAACCAGCAAAAgagcgacgatgaagatctAGCGTGTGAAGCTGCCGAGTTCTGGCTGGCTGTCGGTGAACACGATGAACTCTGGGGCTCCCTGCAGCCGTATCTCAACAAAATTATCCCAGTCTTACTGCAGTGCATGGTATACAGTGGGGAGGACATCGCCCTTCTTGGTGGTCTTtcagacgacgaggatgaagaagaccgAGAGGAAGACATCCAGCCGGTTTTCGCCAAGAAAGCTTCAGCAAGGACTGCAAACGGCGAAGGAAACCTTTCGGCCGACCCCAACCAGAATGGCGGCGCCTACGAGAAGCTTGCCCGCATGGACGAGGGCCTGGAGGAGGGTGAGGTTGACGATTTCGACGATGGGGACGATGCGAACCCCGACGAGAGATGGACTGTCAGAAAGTGCTCAGCGGCGGCACTTGACGTCTTCGCCCGCGACTTTGGCGGGCCTGTTTTCGAAGCCATTTTCCCGTATCTCTCTCAAAACCTCAAGCACGATGAGTGGCCCTACCGAGAGGCCGCCGTCCTGGCGCTCGGTGCGGTAGCCGATGGCTGCATGGATACTGTTACTCCTCACCTCCCTGAGCTGGTGCCGTATTTgatctctcttcttgaagaTCAAGAGCCGGTTGTCAGGCAAATCACTTGCTGGGCTCTGGGACGATATTCATCTTGGGCAGCTAACCTCTCTGAACAGTCTCAACGAGAGCAGTTTTTCCTGCCAATGATGGACGGTATCCTCCGCAAGATGTTGGATAAGAACAAGAAGGTCCAGGAAGCAGGTGCCTCAGCATTCGCGAACCTGGAGGAGAAGGCTGGCAAAAGGCTGGAGCCATACTGCGGCCCCATTATCCAGCAGTTTGTTCTGTGCTTTGGCAAATACAAGGATCGCAACATGTATATCCTTTACGACTGTGTTCAGACGCTGGCCGAGCGTCTGGGCCCCTTCATTGCCAAGCCTGAATTGGTTAATCAGCTGATGCCAGCGCTGATTGAGAGATACAATACTGTCTCTGATCAGTCTCGTGAACTCTTCCCGCTCCTAGAGTGTCTCTCCTATGTCGCATTGGCTCTTGGTCAGGCTTTTACTCCCTATGCGCATACAATCTTCTTACGATGCATCAACATTATCCATGCGAACCTTGAACAGGGTATCAACGCCAACACTAGCGACGCCGTGGATCATCCTGATAAAGATTTCCTCATCACAAGCCTTGACCTCCTAAGCGCCATTATCCAAGCGCTCGAAGACGAAAAGTCAATCGAACTGGTCAAGAGCTCGCCACATCCCTTCTTTGAGCTCCTCAGCTTCTGTATGGAGGATCCCACGGACGAGGTGCGACAATCTGCGTACGCTTTACTCGGTGACTGCGCCAAGTACGTCTTCCCGGAGCTTCAGCAATACGTCCCCACCGTCCTCCCCATATTGTTGAGGCAATTGGATATGGATAGTATACTCGATGAGGAAATTGAAAGCGGGTttggcatcatcaacaatGCCTGCTGGTCGGCTGGCGAAATTGCCATGCAGAATCTTAAGGGTATGCAACCTTGGGTACCGGAGCTCCTTCAGCGCTTTGTAGAGATCATGACCAATCCTGGTGTACCCAAGGGGCTTACCGAGAATGCTGCGATTGCCCTAGGACGCCTTGGTCTAGGTAATGCAGAGCAACTGGCACCCGCACTACCGAAGTTTGCGGAAGAATTCTTGGTTGCGATGCAAGAGGTCGATCCTACAGAGGAAAAGGCCACAGCATTTAAGGGGTTTACATTGATTGTAGGACAGAATCCCCAGGCACTAGAGAAGGTTCTGTTGAACTTTTTTGTTGCAATTGCGCGATACCAAGACATGAACTTGCGGAACCCCATCAAGCAAGAGCTACATGAAGTGTTCCGAAAT GTTCTAAACGTTTACAAGCAAATTATCCCGCAATTTGACAACTTTATTGGCCAGCTGCAACCTCAAGACCAGCAGGCTTTGAAGACTCAATATGCGATATGA